A single window of Streptomyces cathayae DNA harbors:
- the ureG gene encoding urease accessory protein UreG: MLIGFGGPVGSGKTALVAALCRSLAGELQVAVVTNDIYTTEDADFLLRNGVLPAERVRAVETGCCPHTAIRDDISANLEAVEDLERSLPPLDLVLIESGGDNLTATFSRGLVHHQIFVIDVAGGDKVPRKGGPGVTSADLLVVNKTDLAGQVGADLAVMARDAKERRGDRPVCFLSLTEDPAAREVTAWVRTLLAPAGG; encoded by the coding sequence CTGCTGATCGGGTTCGGTGGTCCGGTGGGGTCCGGCAAGACCGCGCTGGTGGCCGCGCTGTGCCGCTCGCTCGCCGGGGAACTGCAGGTGGCGGTGGTGACCAACGACATCTACACCACCGAGGACGCCGACTTCCTGCTCCGTAACGGCGTCCTGCCCGCCGAACGCGTCCGCGCGGTCGAGACGGGCTGCTGCCCGCACACCGCCATCCGCGACGACATCTCGGCCAACCTCGAAGCCGTCGAGGACCTCGAACGGAGTCTGCCCCCGCTGGACCTGGTCCTCATCGAGAGCGGCGGGGACAACCTCACCGCCACCTTCAGCCGAGGACTCGTCCATCACCAGATCTTCGTCATCGACGTCGCGGGCGGCGACAAGGTGCCCCGCAAGGGCGGTCCGGGTGTCACCTCCGCCGATCTGCTGGTCGTCAACAAGACGGATCTGGCCGGTCAGGTGGGCGCCGACCTGGCGGTGATGGCCCGCGACGCGAAGGAGCGGCGCGGCGACCGCCCCGTGTGCTTCCTGTCCCTGACCGAGGACCCCGCCGCCCGGGAGGTCACCGCGTGGGTGCGTACGCTGCTGGCTCCGGCCGGCGGCTGA
- a CDS encoding urease accessory protein UreD encodes MHSARARLATERDPRRGGGPPRTRVRLLHSDWPLMLRRTLLAERAAVIDWAEREATATGVHLTAGGAGPCGGDRLGLEVRVGAGSTLVLGEVSATVLLPGPHGEESRLHIDIRVEAGGTLVWLPEPVIAAHGCRHRTRIHIALAPGARLLLREEVLCGRYGEQPGAFRQRLRAVVGDRPLYDQELAVGPDAPGWAGPAVTAGHHAIGSVLVVDPAMDLPTSPPAGLRSGGGGAGEGTVMPLAGPGLLVGSLAPDSTTLRRRLDAALDDILTGVLTGRPAEGLSRGPRPVSAPARG; translated from the coding sequence GTGCATTCCGCACGGGCCCGGCTGGCGACCGAACGCGACCCGCGGCGCGGCGGAGGGCCGCCGCGCACCCGCGTCCGGCTTCTCCACTCGGACTGGCCGCTGATGCTGCGGCGCACCCTGCTCGCGGAGCGCGCGGCGGTCATCGACTGGGCGGAACGCGAAGCCACCGCCACCGGCGTCCATCTCACGGCCGGCGGTGCGGGCCCCTGCGGCGGAGACCGGCTGGGGCTCGAGGTACGGGTCGGTGCCGGCAGCACGCTCGTCCTGGGCGAGGTCTCCGCCACCGTGCTGCTGCCCGGCCCGCACGGCGAGGAATCACGTCTCCACATCGACATCCGGGTCGAGGCCGGCGGAACGCTGGTCTGGCTCCCCGAACCGGTGATCGCCGCGCACGGCTGCCGCCACCGCACCCGGATCCACATCGCGCTGGCTCCTGGGGCGCGGCTGCTGCTGCGGGAGGAGGTGTTGTGCGGCCGGTACGGTGAACAGCCCGGCGCCTTCCGTCAGCGGCTGCGGGCCGTGGTCGGCGACCGACCGCTGTACGACCAGGAGCTCGCCGTCGGGCCGGACGCGCCCGGCTGGGCGGGCCCGGCCGTCACCGCCGGCCACCATGCCATCGGGTCCGTCCTCGTCGTGGACCCCGCCATGGACCTCCCCACAAGTCCCCCCGCAGGCCTCCGCTCCGGCGGTGGCGGGGCCGGTGAGGGCACGGTCATGCCGCTGGCCGGCCCCGGCCTCCTGGTCGGCTCGCTCGCCCCGGATTCGACGACACTGCGCCGACGGCTCGACGCCGCCCTGGACGACATCCTCACCGGCGTCCTCACCGGCCGACCGGCCGAAGGGCTGTCCCGTGGCCCCCGGCCGGTCTCCGCACCGGCTCGCGGCTGA
- a CDS encoding nuclease-related domain-containing protein: MNGLRVIPAWRHGQERLYVCLPDGRNLAWYDRESARVNVLGEEHEADALEALGPFLTGPVSVGPPPVPTPVELARLSLHPDDDLAPNRPGEALLIALDRDPGPARRFRADPRRQALTAEQAVGEALDRMDGLGVRTLHSVPLPGGDRVHHLLIGPGGLYAVHALYAHRQRVTVSDPQVALGRREPRSLLRRLRADADRVSYALTAEVRPVLVLVGASHVTVAAPPREVRVLTDGDVESLGRLGGVLKPADVEALHAVARDRNTWARL; this comes from the coding sequence ATGAACGGTCTGCGCGTCATACCGGCCTGGCGGCACGGCCAGGAGCGGCTGTACGTCTGTCTCCCGGACGGCAGGAACCTCGCCTGGTACGACCGCGAGTCGGCCAGGGTCAACGTGCTCGGCGAGGAGCACGAGGCGGATGCGCTCGAAGCGCTCGGCCCCTTCCTCACCGGCCCGGTCTCGGTCGGCCCGCCCCCCGTCCCCACCCCCGTCGAACTGGCCCGGCTCTCCCTGCACCCCGACGACGATCTCGCGCCGAACCGCCCGGGCGAGGCCCTGCTGATCGCCCTCGACCGCGACCCCGGCCCGGCCCGCCGCTTCCGCGCCGACCCGCGGCGGCAGGCACTCACGGCGGAGCAGGCGGTGGGGGAAGCCCTGGACCGCATGGACGGCCTGGGCGTACGCACCCTGCACTCGGTGCCGCTCCCCGGCGGCGACCGCGTCCACCACCTGCTCATCGGCCCCGGCGGGCTGTACGCCGTCCACGCCCTGTACGCCCACAGGCAGCGGGTGACGGTCTCCGACCCACAGGTGGCCCTCGGCCGCCGCGAGCCACGTTCCCTGCTGCGCCGTCTCCGCGCCGACGCCGACCGGGTCTCGTACGCCCTGACCGCGGAGGTCCGTCCGGTGCTGGTGCTGGTCGGCGCGTCCCATGTGACGGTGGCGGCCCCGCCGCGCGAGGTGCGCGTCCTGACGGACGGCGACGTGGAGAGCCTGGGTCGCCTGGGGGGAGTGCTGAAACCGGCCGACGTGGAGGCCCTGCACGCAGTGGCACGGGACCGGAACACGTGGGCCCGACTGTGA
- a CDS encoding protein-tyrosine phosphatase family protein, protein MHTRRNQPDVPAPDSPWNEIAPGLWMGGHEFRGRSGQLEPAVVRQEFDLVQTLLRLPGHGPGPGVEHHVWPIPDGPLDGTQLLGVMRLAEAACEALDDDRKVLVRCHHGYNRSGLVVAHALMRRGSSADAAIRLIRARRSSWALHNELFADYLRAGLTTARLLEELAE, encoded by the coding sequence TTGCACACCCGTAGGAACCAGCCCGATGTACCGGCGCCGGACAGTCCGTGGAACGAGATCGCGCCCGGTCTGTGGATGGGCGGGCACGAGTTCAGGGGCCGGTCCGGGCAGCTGGAGCCCGCGGTGGTCCGACAGGAGTTCGATCTTGTGCAGACACTGCTGCGGCTGCCGGGGCACGGGCCCGGTCCCGGGGTCGAGCACCATGTGTGGCCCATCCCGGACGGGCCGCTCGACGGAACGCAGCTCCTGGGGGTCATGCGGCTCGCCGAGGCGGCGTGCGAGGCGCTGGACGACGACCGCAAGGTCCTGGTGCGCTGCCACCACGGGTACAACCGCTCCGGCCTGGTGGTCGCGCACGCGCTGATGCGCCGGGGCAGCTCCGCCGATGCGGCCATCCGGCTGATCCGGGCCCGCCGTTCGAGCTGGGCACTGCACAACGAGCTGTTCGCCGACTACCTGCGAGCGGGGCTGACGACGGCCCGGCTGCTGGAGGAACTCGCCGAGTGA
- a CDS encoding SH3 domain-containing protein, whose protein sequence is MSSHSSRSARSSRSPLIRRLPISLAVGALALATAVVPAVASDGGGDGDQASWSQQGGNGHTNGNGNGNGNGGNQQGGGNGYGNQQGGGNGNGYGNNQQGGNNGNGNQQGGGNSNGGNNQQGGGNQQGHGNGNQQGGGNGNGHGNGNNQQGGGNNNHDGGNQAGGNHGDQGKFKGVVTAPSLALRSSPDRGSRIIRYAHKGEIVSIYCKVGGGSVQGNSLWYLLTDGTWAWGPARHIDNIGPAPRWC, encoded by the coding sequence ATGTCCTCGCACTCCTCACGTTCGGCGCGCTCGTCCCGCTCTCCTCTCATCCGCCGGCTACCCATATCCCTGGCCGTCGGCGCCCTCGCCCTCGCGACCGCCGTCGTCCCCGCCGTCGCGAGCGACGGAGGGGGCGACGGCGACCAAGCGAGTTGGAGCCAGCAGGGCGGCAACGGCCACACCAACGGGAACGGCAACGGCAACGGGAACGGAGGCAACCAGCAAGGCGGCGGAAACGGGTACGGCAACCAGCAAGGCGGCGGAAACGGGAACGGCTACGGCAACAACCAGCAGGGCGGCAACAACGGCAACGGCAACCAGCAAGGCGGCGGAAACAGCAACGGTGGCAACAACCAGCAAGGCGGTGGAAACCAGCAGGGCCACGGAAACGGAAATCAGCAGGGCGGTGGCAACGGCAACGGCCACGGCAACGGCAACAACCAGCAGGGTGGCGGCAACAACAACCACGACGGGGGCAACCAGGCCGGCGGCAACCACGGCGACCAGGGCAAGTTCAAGGGCGTCGTCACAGCACCCTCGCTGGCCCTGCGCAGCTCGCCGGACCGCGGTTCACGCATCATCCGTTACGCCCACAAGGGCGAGATCGTCTCGATCTACTGCAAGGTCGGCGGGGGCTCCGTGCAGGGCAATTCGCTCTGGTACCTCCTCACCGACGGCACCTGGGCCTGGGGCCCCGCCCGCCACATCGACAACATCGGGCCCGCGCCACGCTGGTGCTGA
- a CDS encoding FtsW/RodA/SpoVE family cell cycle protein: MSKAGISLATADPPTPAAPLPRRRGIELVLIVLAVLLSVFGYCAVGIARNGSVPPGAAGYGAGLGVLALLAHLAVRFRAPWADPLLLPIAVLLNGLGLVLIYRLDLETPGDRAAPTQLVWSTLGVALFITVVLLLRDHRLLQRFTRACAASALVLLAVPILFPAVNGARIWIRVAGFSIQPGEFAKVLLAVFFAAYLAQNRAALTYAGRRVWRLQLPTGRVLGPIVAVWLVSVGVLVLERDLGTSLLFFGLFVVLLYVATGRTGWLAVGLLLASLGAVAVGRLEPHVHSRIETWLHPFASIEAGEGPNQLAQSLFAFAEGGLLGTGLGLGNSVLIGFAVKSDFILATAGEELGLAGLCAIFLLYGLLVERGYRTGLVLRDPFGRLLAVGLAALVALQVFVIAGGVTGLIPLTGMAMPFLAQGGSSVVTNWAIVALLARLSDSARRQGDGCLPRDGGAGS, translated from the coding sequence ATGAGCAAGGCCGGAATCTCCCTGGCGACGGCTGATCCGCCCACGCCCGCCGCTCCCCTCCCCCGGCGCCGTGGCATCGAGCTCGTCCTCATCGTCCTGGCCGTCCTGTTGTCGGTGTTCGGCTACTGCGCCGTCGGAATCGCGAGGAACGGCTCCGTCCCGCCCGGCGCCGCCGGTTACGGCGCCGGGCTCGGCGTGCTCGCCCTGCTCGCGCATCTCGCGGTGCGCTTCCGGGCCCCCTGGGCCGATCCGCTGCTGCTGCCCATCGCCGTCCTGCTCAACGGGCTCGGTCTGGTGCTGATCTACCGGCTCGATCTGGAGACACCCGGCGACCGGGCCGCCCCGACCCAACTGGTGTGGTCGACGCTGGGAGTGGCCCTGTTCATCACGGTCGTCCTGCTGCTGCGCGACCACCGGCTGCTCCAGCGCTTCACCCGTGCCTGTGCCGCCTCGGCGCTCGTCCTGCTCGCGGTGCCGATCCTCTTCCCGGCGGTGAACGGGGCCCGTATCTGGATCCGGGTCGCCGGGTTCTCCATCCAGCCGGGCGAGTTCGCGAAGGTGCTGCTCGCGGTGTTCTTCGCCGCGTACCTGGCGCAGAACCGGGCCGCGCTCACCTATGCCGGCCGCAGGGTCTGGCGGCTCCAGCTGCCCACCGGCCGGGTGCTCGGACCGATCGTCGCGGTGTGGCTGGTGAGCGTGGGTGTGCTGGTACTGGAGCGGGATCTCGGCACGTCGCTGCTGTTCTTCGGCCTGTTCGTCGTCCTGCTGTACGTCGCCACCGGCCGCACCGGCTGGCTCGCCGTCGGCCTGCTGCTGGCCTCGCTGGGCGCGGTGGCCGTGGGCCGGCTGGAACCGCACGTGCACAGCAGGATCGAGACCTGGCTGCATCCGTTCGCCTCGATCGAGGCGGGCGAGGGCCCGAACCAGCTCGCGCAGTCCCTGTTCGCCTTCGCGGAGGGCGGGCTGCTCGGCACCGGGCTGGGGCTCGGGAACTCCGTCCTCATCGGTTTCGCGGTCAAGTCCGACTTCATCCTGGCCACGGCGGGCGAGGAGCTGGGGCTGGCCGGACTCTGCGCGATCTTCCTGCTGTACGGGCTGCTGGTGGAGCGCGGCTACCGCACGGGGCTCGTGCTGCGCGACCCGTTCGGCCGGCTGCTCGCCGTGGGGCTCGCCGCGCTCGTGGCGCTCCAGGTGTTCGTCATCGCGGGCGGGGTGACCGGGCTGATCCCGCTGACCGGGATGGCGATGCCGTTCCTGGCGCAGGGCGGTTCGTCGGTGGTCACCAACTGGGCGATCGTGGCGTTGCTGGCCCGGCTGAGCGATTCGGCACGGCGCCAGGGGGACGGGTGCCTCCCAAGGGACGGAGGTGCCGGGTCGTGA
- a CDS encoding penicillin-binding transpeptidase domain-containing protein, which produces MTRYIRHAAVFCALLLLALLLNALRVQVLRADAYEGNPANRRDAIARYGQPRGDILVDGRPVTGSRDTGEHLRYERTYGAGPLYAPVTGYASQEYGTTLLEDTEDGLLSGTDPVLQPLPLWNDFTRSRNAGGNVVTTIDPAAQRAAYEGLRSRKGAVAAVEPSTGRILALVSVPSYDPELLSGNGTAARGAWERLNSDPGRPMLNRAVRQTYPPGSTFKVVTAAAALDAGAVTDLDAPTDSPDPYLLPGTTTRLTNGSRGCTDASVREAFTWSCNTVFAKLGVATGLADLTATAEGFGFNEDGLRIPFPVARSTFDTTMDRAQLALSSIGQYNTRATPLQMAMVAAAVVNNGQVREPYLVERTTRAGGGTVSTAGSRPTRRAMFPSTALRLRELMRGVVEGGTGTNAAIRGAVVGGKTGTAQHGIGNSGTPYAWFVSWAQADGEAEAKVAVAVVVEDAAANRREISGGGTAAPIARAVMEAVLNS; this is translated from the coding sequence GTGACGCGGTACATCCGGCACGCCGCCGTCTTCTGCGCGCTGCTGCTGCTCGCCCTGCTGCTGAACGCCCTGCGCGTGCAGGTGCTGCGGGCCGACGCCTACGAGGGCAACCCGGCCAACCGCCGTGACGCCATCGCCCGCTACGGCCAGCCGCGCGGCGACATCCTGGTCGACGGCCGCCCGGTCACCGGGTCGCGGGACACCGGGGAGCATCTGCGCTACGAACGGACCTACGGAGCCGGGCCGTTGTACGCGCCGGTGACCGGGTACGCCTCGCAGGAGTACGGGACGACCCTGCTGGAGGACACGGAGGACGGGCTGCTGTCCGGCACCGACCCGGTGCTCCAGCCGTTGCCGCTGTGGAACGACTTCACGCGCTCGCGCAACGCGGGCGGGAACGTCGTCACGACGATCGACCCGGCCGCGCAGCGGGCCGCGTACGAGGGGCTGCGCTCGCGCAAGGGCGCGGTGGCCGCGGTGGAGCCGTCGACCGGACGGATCCTGGCGCTGGTGTCCGTCCCGTCGTACGACCCGGAGCTGCTGTCCGGGAACGGTACGGCGGCGCGCGGCGCCTGGGAGCGGCTGAACTCCGATCCGGGCCGGCCGATGCTGAACCGGGCGGTGCGGCAGACGTACCCGCCGGGGTCGACGTTCAAGGTGGTCACCGCGGCGGCGGCGCTGGACGCGGGCGCGGTCACCGACCTCGACGCGCCGACCGACTCCCCCGACCCGTACCTCCTGCCGGGGACGACGACACGGCTGACGAACGGGTCCCGGGGCTGTACGGACGCCTCGGTGCGGGAGGCGTTCACCTGGTCCTGCAACACCGTGTTCGCCAAGCTGGGCGTGGCCACGGGCCTGGCGGACCTGACAGCCACGGCCGAGGGCTTCGGCTTCAACGAGGACGGGCTGCGGATTCCGTTCCCGGTGGCGCGCAGCACCTTCGACACCACGATGGACCGGGCGCAGCTCGCGCTGTCGTCGATCGGGCAGTACAACACGCGGGCCACCCCGCTGCAGATGGCGATGGTCGCGGCGGCCGTCGTCAACAACGGGCAGGTGCGGGAGCCGTATCTGGTGGAGCGGACGACCCGGGCGGGCGGCGGCACGGTGTCGACGGCCGGCTCGCGTCCGACGCGGCGCGCCATGTTCCCGTCGACGGCGCTGCGGTTGCGGGAGCTGATGCGGGGGGTGGTGGAGGGGGGCACCGGCACGAACGCCGCCATCCGGGGGGCCGTGGTCGGCGGCAAGACCGGCACCGCCCAGCACGGCATCGGCAACTCCGGTACGCCGTACGCCTGGTTCGTGTCCTGGGCACAGGCCGACGGAGAGGCGGAGGCGAAGGTCGCGGTGGCGGTGGTGGTGGAGGACGCGGCGGCGAACCGCCGGGAGATCAGCGGCGGCGGAACAGCAGCGCCGATCGCCCGGGCGGTGATGGAGGCGGTGCTCAACTCGTAG
- a CDS encoding DUF3291 domain-containing protein produces the protein MTEAESTHELAQVNISRLKAPVDSPRLKDFVDHLDPVNADAEAADGFVWRLKSEEGNATDIPVFDDAWLIINMSVWRNTDALTAFMYQGRHREMLGRRREWFEQVREAMTALWWVPKGHRPTVAEAEARLLHLRAHGPTPYAFTLRTSFPPGASTPVTGEVPDGPGCSA, from the coding sequence ATGACCGAAGCCGAGAGCACCCACGAACTCGCCCAGGTGAACATCTCCCGCCTCAAGGCCCCTGTGGACTCACCACGGTTGAAGGACTTCGTCGACCACCTCGACCCGGTGAACGCGGACGCCGAGGCCGCCGACGGCTTCGTCTGGCGTCTGAAGAGCGAGGAGGGCAACGCGACGGACATACCGGTCTTCGACGACGCGTGGCTGATCATCAACATGTCGGTGTGGCGGAACACCGACGCCCTGACCGCGTTCATGTACCAGGGACGGCATCGGGAGATGCTGGGCCGGCGGCGGGAGTGGTTCGAGCAGGTGCGGGAGGCGATGACGGCCCTGTGGTGGGTCCCGAAGGGGCACCGCCCCACGGTCGCGGAGGCCGAGGCACGGCTGCTGCACCTGCGCGCCCACGGCCCGACCCCCTACGCGTTCACCCTCCGGACGTCGTTCCCGCCCGGCGCGTCGACGCCGGTGACTGGCGAGGTGCCGGACGGGCCGGGCTGCTCGGCCTAG
- a CDS encoding Uma2 family endonuclease: MGVIMSAVRDSELDDDYQWPRPPEGGWTADDLDELPNLPPHTELIDGSLVFVSPQTNFHSRVIRLLDNALLAQVPDELDVIREMTVKLNQRNRPEPDVLVFRAGADTGPSQTWYRPEDVVIAIEVVSKDSVERDREAKPRKYAAAGIAHFWRVEESDGLPVVYVYELDAATKAYVPMGIFHNRLKLTVPFPVDIDLTAVDRRR; encoded by the coding sequence ATGGGAGTAATCATGAGCGCCGTACGCGACTCCGAACTGGACGACGACTACCAGTGGCCGCGTCCGCCCGAGGGCGGCTGGACTGCGGACGACCTCGACGAGCTTCCCAACCTGCCTCCGCACACGGAGCTGATTGACGGGAGCCTTGTCTTCGTGAGTCCGCAGACCAATTTCCACTCCCGTGTCATTCGCCTGCTGGACAACGCCCTGCTGGCTCAGGTGCCGGACGAGCTTGACGTCATCCGTGAGATGACCGTCAAGCTCAACCAGCGCAATCGGCCGGAGCCCGATGTCTTGGTGTTCCGGGCAGGCGCCGACACCGGCCCGAGTCAGACCTGGTACCGGCCGGAGGACGTGGTGATCGCTATCGAGGTCGTCTCCAAGGACTCGGTGGAGCGGGACCGTGAGGCCAAGCCCCGCAAGTACGCGGCCGCGGGTATCGCACACTTCTGGCGCGTTGAGGAGAGCGACGGGCTCCCCGTGGTCTACGTCTACGAGCTGGACGCCGCGACCAAGGCGTACGTGCCCATGGGCATCTTCCACAACCGCCTCAAGCTCACCGTCCCCTTCCCCGTCGACATCGACCTCACCGCCGTCGACCGCCGCCGCTAG
- a CDS encoding AurF N-oxygenase family protein — protein sequence MTPQNRTLTEADALDGLRDALGLLKDREQVAQRLLDASARHSFDPDAELDWDAPFEEGKWFWPPELVSLYGTPLWKRMGEEQRIALSRHEAAALASLGIWFELILMQLLVRHVYDKAATSAHVRYALTEIEDECRHSRMFARVITRGGTPWYPVSRSHQQLGRLFKTVSTTPGSFTATLLGEEVLDWMQRLTFPDERVQPLIRGVTRIHVAEEARHVRYAREELRRQMVTAPKWSREFTRITSGEFARVFSVAFVNPEVYPNVGLDRREAVAQVRASGHRRDVMRQGSSRLTEFLDDIGVLRGVGRRLWKSSGLLA from the coding sequence ATGACACCCCAGAATCGGACCCTGACGGAAGCCGACGCGCTCGACGGGCTGCGCGACGCGCTCGGCCTGCTCAAGGACCGGGAACAGGTGGCCCAGCGACTGCTCGACGCCTCCGCCAGGCACTCCTTCGACCCGGACGCGGAGCTGGACTGGGACGCCCCGTTCGAGGAGGGCAAGTGGTTCTGGCCGCCGGAGCTGGTCTCCCTGTACGGCACCCCGCTGTGGAAGCGGATGGGAGAGGAGCAGCGCATCGCGCTCTCCCGGCACGAGGCCGCGGCGCTCGCCTCGCTCGGCATCTGGTTCGAGCTGATCCTGATGCAGCTGCTGGTGCGGCACGTCTACGACAAGGCCGCCACGAGCGCGCATGTGCGGTACGCGCTCACCGAGATCGAGGACGAGTGCCGGCACTCCAGGATGTTCGCCCGGGTGATCACGCGTGGCGGCACCCCGTGGTACCCGGTGAGCCGGTCCCACCAGCAGCTGGGGCGGCTGTTCAAGACGGTCTCCACCACGCCCGGCTCCTTCACGGCGACCCTGCTCGGCGAGGAGGTGCTGGACTGGATGCAGCGGCTGACCTTCCCGGACGAGCGCGTCCAGCCGCTGATCCGGGGCGTCACCCGCATCCACGTCGCCGAGGAGGCCCGGCACGTCCGCTACGCCCGTGAGGAGCTGCGGCGCCAGATGGTGACCGCGCCGAAGTGGTCGCGGGAGTTCACCCGGATCACCTCCGGCGAGTTCGCCCGCGTCTTCTCGGTGGCGTTCGTGAACCCCGAGGTGTACCCGAACGTGGGGCTGGACAGGCGCGAGGCCGTCGCCCAGGTCAGGGCGAGCGGGCACCGGCGGGACGTGATGCGGCAGGGGTCGAGCCGGCTGACGGAGTTCCTGGACGACATCGGCGTGCTGCGCGGGGTCGGGCGGAGGCTGTGGAAGTCGTCCGGACTTCTGGCCTAG
- a CDS encoding TetR/AcrR family transcriptional regulator yields MTPQAPTPAYRRLGVEERRSQLIDAALSLFAHRAPDEVSPEDVAEAAGVSRPLVYRYFPGGKQQLYEAALRSAADELRHCFDEPREGPPLPRLSRALDRYLAFVDGHGPGFSALLQGGSVVETSRTTAVVDGVRRAAAEHILGHLEVTEPGPRLRMTIRMWITAVEAASLIWLDEDRLPPADELRDWLVEQFLAALEVTARRDAQTEALVRTLLTDA; encoded by the coding sequence ATGACCCCGCAGGCTCCCACCCCCGCCTACCGGCGCCTCGGCGTCGAGGAGCGGCGCAGTCAGCTGATCGACGCCGCGCTGTCCCTCTTCGCCCACCGCGCGCCCGACGAGGTGTCGCCGGAGGACGTGGCGGAGGCGGCCGGGGTGTCGCGCCCCCTGGTGTACCGGTACTTCCCGGGCGGCAAGCAGCAGTTGTACGAGGCGGCGCTCAGGTCCGCCGCCGACGAGCTGCGGCACTGCTTCGACGAGCCGCGCGAGGGTCCGCCGCTGCCCCGGCTGTCCAGGGCCCTCGACCGCTATCTCGCCTTCGTCGACGGGCACGGCCCCGGGTTCAGCGCGCTGCTGCAGGGCGGGAGCGTCGTGGAGACCTCCCGTACGACCGCCGTCGTCGACGGTGTGCGCCGGGCCGCCGCCGAGCACATCCTCGGCCATCTCGAAGTCACCGAGCCGGGGCCCCGGCTGCGGATGACCATCCGGATGTGGATCACCGCCGTGGAGGCGGCCTCGCTGATCTGGCTCGACGAGGACCGGCTCCCGCCGGCCGACGAGCTGCGGGACTGGCTGGTGGAGCAGTTCCTGGCCGCCCTGGAGGTGACCGCGCGGCGGGACGCCCAGACCGAGGCACTCGTCCGGACCCTGCTGACGGACGCCTGA
- a CDS encoding C40 family peptidase: MSVMLLRLVCTAAVTAGTVLAPVPATAAPKPPERAAVRPPGASRSDDGVPGPPAGTAAAPRERSVAELLTDLQRLYRAVGRATEAYEATEERLTEQRAETRRLESALARARLSLHDSRGAAGRLARHQYQNSTGVSPYVRLLLARDPQHALDQGHVIGRLARNRADTVGRLAGGEKRADVLARRARRALDVRLALTERRRKERDAVRERLDEVEELLASLSPGELAALAARERAEVARDQAEFLASGALGAPGASGAPGGGRTPSAAGGRAVRYAVEQIGKPYEWGAEDSGAYDGAGLTSEAWGAAGTPVPRTSREQWARLERVALDELRPGDLVVYFPEATHVALYLGDGMVVQAPRPGARVKVSPIAANPVLGAVRPDPAGEPLRHHVPPELPEGATEGPDQGYARAYAPPAAPETSAR; encoded by the coding sequence ATGTCAGTAATGCTTCTGCGTCTGGTGTGTACGGCGGCGGTCACGGCCGGGACCGTTCTCGCGCCGGTGCCCGCGACGGCCGCTCCGAAGCCGCCGGAGAGGGCCGCGGTACGGCCCCCCGGGGCCTCCAGGAGCGACGACGGCGTCCCCGGACCGCCCGCGGGCACCGCGGCCGCACCCCGCGAGCGTTCCGTCGCCGAGTTGTTGACGGACCTTCAGCGGCTGTACCGCGCGGTGGGGAGGGCCACCGAGGCCTACGAGGCCACCGAGGAGCGGCTGACGGAGCAGCGCGCCGAGACCCGGCGGCTGGAGAGCGCCCTCGCCCGCGCCCGGCTCTCCCTGCACGACAGCCGGGGCGCGGCCGGACGGCTGGCCCGGCACCAGTACCAGAACAGCACCGGGGTCTCCCCGTACGTACGGCTGCTGCTGGCACGCGATCCGCAGCACGCGCTCGACCAAGGGCATGTGATCGGGCGGCTGGCGCGCAACCGGGCGGACACGGTGGGCCGGCTGGCCGGCGGTGAGAAGCGGGCCGACGTGCTCGCCCGGCGGGCCCGCAGGGCACTCGACGTCCGGCTCGCCCTCACCGAACGGCGCAGGAAGGAGCGGGACGCGGTGCGTGAGCGGCTCGACGAGGTCGAGGAACTGCTCGCCTCGCTCAGCCCCGGGGAACTGGCCGCCCTCGCCGCGCGGGAACGGGCCGAAGTGGCCCGGGACCAGGCGGAGTTCCTGGCCTCCGGCGCCCTGGGCGCACCCGGTGCCTCCGGTGCCCCCGGCGGCGGGCGCACCCCCTCCGCGGCGGGCGGCCGGGCCGTGCGGTACGCGGTGGAGCAGATCGGCAAGCCGTACGAGTGGGGCGCGGAGGACTCCGGGGCGTACGACGGTGCGGGGCTGACGTCCGAGGCGTGGGGTGCCGCCGGAACGCCCGTCCCCCGGACCAGCCGGGAGCAGTGGGCCCGGCTGGAGCGGGTCGCGCTGGACGAGCTGCGGCCGGGCGACCTCGTCGTGTACTTCCCCGAGGCCACGCATGTCGCCCTCTACCTGGGTGACGGCATGGTGGTGCAGGCACCCCGGCCCGGCGCACGGGTCAAGGTCTCCCCGATCGCGGCCAACCCGGTCCTGGGCGCCGTACGCCCCGACCCGGCCGGGGAGCCCCTGCGGCACCATGTGCCGCCGGAGCTCCCCGAGGGGGCGACCGAGGGACCCGACCAGGGCTACGCGCGCGCCTACGCGCCGCCCGCCGCTCCCGAGACCTCCGCCAGGTAG